From the genome of Gopherus evgoodei ecotype Sinaloan lineage chromosome 5, rGopEvg1_v1.p, whole genome shotgun sequence, one region includes:
- the LOC115652826 gene encoding sulfotransferase 1C1-like → MKEDPKCEIQKVLQFLGKDLKEDVVNKILHHTSFQEMQKNPTANYKMVPKAHMDHSVSPFMRKGIAGDWKNHFTVAQNEAFDSDYKEKMKGSTLQFRMEI, encoded by the exons ATGAAAGAG GATCCTAAATGTGAAATACAAAAGGTGTTACAGTTTCTGGGAAAGGACTTGAAGGAGGATGTGGTGAATAAAATCCTCCATCACACCTCATTCCAGGAGATGCAGAAGAACCCCACTGCCAATTATAAGATGGTACCAAAAGCTCACATGGATCACAGTGTGTCTCCCTTTATGAGAAAAG GTATTGCGGGCGACTGGAAGAATCACTTCACCGTGGCGCAGAACGAGGCATTTGACTCAGATTATAAAGAGAAGATGAAGGGATCGACACTGCAGTTCCGAATGGAGATCTGA